One genomic segment of Protaetiibacter intestinalis includes these proteins:
- a CDS encoding DNA-3-methyladenine glycosylase I, with product MTRAELVVGDDDLARCGWVGDDPEYRRYHDEEWGHPLHGDRALFEKIALEGFQAGLSWITILRRRPTFRVAFRGFDLDAVAAFDDDDVERLLADPGIIRNRAKVEATISNARVIQALVADDPGALDRLVWSFVPVDPRPRPTGFAEVPAVTAEATALSRALKRAGLRFVGPTTMYALMQSAGLVDDHLVGCWRAS from the coding sequence GTGACGCGCGCCGAGCTCGTCGTCGGCGACGACGATCTCGCCCGCTGCGGCTGGGTCGGCGACGACCCCGAGTACCGCCGCTACCACGACGAGGAGTGGGGGCATCCGTTGCACGGCGACCGGGCGCTGTTCGAGAAGATCGCGCTCGAGGGCTTCCAGGCGGGGCTGTCCTGGATCACCATCCTGCGGCGGCGACCTACCTTCCGCGTCGCGTTCCGCGGCTTCGACCTCGACGCGGTCGCCGCCTTCGACGACGACGACGTCGAGCGGCTGCTGGCCGACCCCGGCATCATCCGCAACCGCGCGAAGGTCGAGGCGACGATCTCGAATGCCCGGGTGATCCAGGCGCTCGTCGCCGACGATCCCGGCGCGCTCGACCGTCTCGTCTGGTCGTTCGTGCCGGTCGACCCCCGACCGCGGCCGACCGGGTTCGCCGAGGTGCCCGCGGTCACCGCCGAGGCGACCGCGCTCAGTCGCGCCCTCAAACGGGCGGGGCTCCGCTTCGTCGGACCCACGACGATGTATGCGCTCATGCAGTCGGCGGGTCTCGTCGACGACCACCTCGTGGGGTGCTGGCGCGCCTCCTAG
- a CDS encoding methylated-DNA--[protein]-cysteine S-methyltransferase: MTSPASPPVALQRLDSPIGRIEVVGDGSAIISLSIEHDGLLPHDELDERPDAVTRLAARQLGEYFDGRRHDFDVPVSLTSGTEFQRAVWEQLVELQWGEVISYGELGQTTGRPAAGRAVGGAVGANPVPIIVPCHRVLGASGLITGYSGGEGIPTKSWLLEHEGIPHRLPGALRADPAPMLDLPGEEPAA; encoded by the coding sequence ATGACCTCCCCCGCATCCCCGCCCGTCGCGCTCCAGCGTCTCGACAGCCCGATCGGGCGCATCGAGGTCGTGGGCGACGGCTCCGCGATCATCTCCCTCTCGATCGAGCACGACGGCCTGCTCCCCCACGACGAGCTCGACGAGCGACCGGACGCCGTGACGCGGCTCGCGGCCCGGCAGCTCGGGGAGTACTTCGACGGGCGCCGCCACGACTTCGACGTCCCCGTGTCGCTCACCTCCGGCACCGAGTTCCAACGCGCGGTCTGGGAGCAGCTCGTGGAACTGCAGTGGGGCGAGGTCATCTCCTACGGCGAACTCGGCCAGACGACGGGCCGCCCGGCGGCGGGCCGCGCGGTGGGTGGCGCGGTCGGCGCGAACCCCGTGCCGATCATCGTCCCCTGCCACCGCGTGCTCGGCGCGAGCGGCCTCATCACGGGGTACTCCGGCGGCGAGGGCATCCCCACGAAGTCCTGGCTGCTCGAGCACGAGGGCATCCCGCACAGGCTCCCGGGCGCGCTCCGGGCCGACCCGGCACCGATGCTCGACCTCCCCGGCGAGGAGCCCGCCGCGTGA
- a CDS encoding aldo/keto reductase: MDSRILGPSSLSLSVVGLGCNNLGRAGTATLTQEGATAVVHAALDAGVTFFDTADIYGTEYGLSETLLGEALRGRRDEAVIATKFGHVDFPSPLSDVGPRGSRSYLRAAVEGSLRRLQTDRIDLYQQHTPDAATPVEETLAALDELVREGKVRAIGQSNFDGVQLRAADDAATALGIIRFASAQNEYSLLARGAELELLPAVRERGLGFLPFFPLANGLFTGKFSRTERPADTRISRQRPHIAENAPWDAIEAIEAFAAERGIGILEATFGWLLARPELTSVIAGATRPEQIRANADAGTAWRPTPEEHAYIDGLFPRAA, encoded by the coding sequence ATGGACTCCCGCATCCTCGGCCCCTCGTCCCTGTCGCTCAGCGTCGTCGGACTCGGCTGCAACAACCTCGGCCGCGCCGGCACGGCGACCCTCACCCAGGAGGGGGCGACGGCCGTCGTGCATGCCGCCCTCGATGCGGGCGTCACGTTCTTCGACACGGCCGACATCTACGGCACCGAGTACGGCCTCTCCGAGACGCTGCTCGGCGAGGCCCTGCGCGGCAGGCGGGACGAGGCCGTCATCGCCACCAAGTTCGGGCACGTCGACTTCCCCTCGCCGCTCTCCGACGTCGGCCCGCGCGGCAGCCGCTCCTACCTGCGCGCCGCCGTCGAGGGATCGCTCCGTCGGCTGCAGACCGATCGCATCGATCTGTACCAGCAGCACACCCCCGACGCGGCGACCCCGGTCGAAGAGACCCTGGCTGCGCTCGACGAACTCGTCCGCGAGGGCAAGGTGCGCGCGATCGGTCAGTCCAACTTCGACGGCGTGCAGCTCCGGGCGGCCGACGACGCCGCGACCGCGCTCGGCATCATCCGCTTCGCCTCCGCGCAGAACGAGTACAGCCTCCTCGCCCGCGGCGCCGAACTCGAACTGCTGCCGGCGGTGCGGGAGCGGGGTCTCGGCTTCCTGCCGTTCTTCCCGCTCGCGAACGGGCTGTTCACCGGCAAGTTCAGCCGTACCGAGCGGCCTGCCGACACGCGGATCTCGCGCCAGCGCCCGCACATCGCCGAGAACGCGCCGTGGGATGCGATCGAGGCGATCGAGGCGTTCGCCGCCGAGCGCGGCATCGGCATCCTCGAGGCGACCTTCGGCTGGCTGCTCGCCCGCCCCGAGCTCACGAGCGTCATCGCCGGCGCCACGCGCCCCGAGCAGATCCGCGCGAACGCGGACGCGGGCACCGCCTGGCGTCCCACCCCCGAGGAGCACGCGTACATCGACGGGCTCTTCCCGCGGGCCGCCTAG
- a CDS encoding carboxymuconolactone decarboxylase family protein gives MALTARQEELKAEFERVHGAWDDGWQAVLELDSDFFAAYLGFAAVPHRKQHLDAKTRALMALTVDAATTHLHSPGIRRHVAAALAAGATPGEVMEVLECTATLGIHAMNLGVPVLVEVLAERGDRTEPAPLSAYQEQVKAEFTRDRGYWNPTWDEMLELDPELLQAYTDFSAHPWRHGTLGPKLREFVYIAFDTSATHLYRVGLKLHIENALGYGATPQEILEIMEIASVIGMQSVTAAAPILRELARG, from the coding sequence ATGGCCCTCACCGCACGGCAGGAGGAGCTCAAGGCCGAGTTCGAGCGCGTGCACGGCGCGTGGGACGACGGATGGCAGGCCGTCCTCGAGCTGGACTCCGACTTCTTCGCCGCCTACCTCGGCTTCGCGGCAGTGCCGCATCGCAAGCAGCATCTCGACGCGAAGACCCGCGCGCTCATGGCGCTGACCGTCGACGCCGCGACGACGCACCTGCACTCCCCCGGCATCCGGCGGCACGTCGCGGCGGCTCTGGCCGCGGGGGCGACCCCGGGCGAGGTCATGGAGGTGCTCGAGTGCACGGCGACCCTCGGCATCCACGCGATGAACCTCGGCGTGCCCGTGCTCGTCGAGGTGCTCGCCGAGCGCGGCGACCGCACCGAGCCGGCACCGCTCAGCGCGTACCAGGAGCAGGTGAAGGCCGAGTTCACCCGTGACCGCGGCTACTGGAACCCGACCTGGGACGAGATGCTCGAACTCGACCCCGAGCTGCTGCAGGCCTACACCGATTTCTCGGCGCACCCGTGGCGGCACGGCACCCTCGGTCCGAAGCTCCGGGAGTTCGTCTACATCGCATTCGACACCTCGGCCACGCACCTCTACCGGGTCGGGCTCAAGCTCCACATCGAGAACGCCCTGGGGTACGGGGCGACCCCGCAGGAGATCCTCGAGATCATGGAGATCGCGAGCGTCATCGGGATGCAGAGCGTCACGGCCGCCGCCCCGATCCTGCGAGAGCTCGCGCGGGGCTGA
- a CDS encoding N-acyl homoserine lactonase family protein, with protein sequence MPANGLSVWSVKYGERVVRKSDVFHDYAQYGLPDGDLDMDYNFWVVRDGETIILVDTGYDIPKFDWLGEISVTPTPRGLDILGIDPADVSMVITSHYHYDHIGYLGLFTNAQVVSGRAERDYWFGKEERGELEGEFSTVDDLAPVHRAEAEGRLRLVDEETEVYPGITVYPIGGHCPGELLTRIETASGGLILSVDAAHFYEQVEHEWPFFAYTDLEEMKAGLAFITKLAAETGATVVPGHDGRTRDRFPAAPGAAGEIATVLA encoded by the coding sequence ATGCCCGCGAACGGACTCTCGGTCTGGTCGGTCAAGTACGGCGAGCGCGTCGTCCGCAAGAGCGACGTCTTCCACGACTACGCCCAGTACGGTCTCCCCGACGGCGACCTCGACATGGACTACAACTTCTGGGTTGTCCGCGACGGGGAGACGATCATCCTCGTCGACACCGGCTACGACATCCCCAAGTTCGATTGGCTCGGGGAGATCAGCGTCACCCCTACCCCGCGCGGCCTCGACATCCTCGGGATCGATCCCGCCGACGTCTCGATGGTCATCACGAGCCACTACCATTACGACCACATCGGCTACCTGGGTCTCTTCACCAACGCCCAGGTCGTCTCGGGCCGCGCCGAGCGCGACTACTGGTTCGGCAAGGAGGAGCGTGGCGAGCTCGAGGGCGAGTTCTCGACGGTCGACGACCTCGCGCCCGTGCACCGCGCCGAGGCCGAGGGCAGACTGCGGCTCGTCGACGAGGAGACCGAGGTCTATCCGGGCATCACCGTCTACCCGATCGGCGGGCACTGCCCCGGCGAGCTGCTGACGCGCATCGAGACCGCGTCCGGCGGGCTCATCCTGTCGGTCGACGCCGCCCACTTCTACGAGCAGGTCGAGCACGAGTGGCCGTTCTTCGCCTACACCGACCTCGAGGAGATGAAGGCGGGGCTCGCCTTCATCACGAAGCTCGCCGCCGAGACCGGCGCCACCGTCGTACCCGGGCACGACGGGCGCACGCGCGACCGCTTCCCCGCCGCGCCCGGGGCGGCCGGCGAGATCGCCACCGTGCTGGCCTGA
- a CDS encoding sugar ABC transporter substrate-binding protein, whose protein sequence is MKRILALAAAVGLAVGLTACSEPAGGGGASDDGTKTIGVVALVATDALNAAVIQGVTEVAEENGWKVHVTDTNGSVEAANAAMITYSTTQKMDAIAVMAFQTNALQAGLQSAQAADIPVVSWGGELGAGIVATTSARAVGQDSIDALLDDFGDEGAILALTYHTGVLCLYRGYAFDDTVAPLTSLNVTRNEVAIPGQVEDGTRFTSAWLASNPEGSGPLAVWGAWDEPAIGAVAALQQSGRDDVRVYSINGGPQALQAVKDGTIRQVVWQDGQTEGAEMMQAAVDYLAAPDGWDQKTIDVPGVVVTADNIDQFLTEHPNALNP, encoded by the coding sequence ATGAAGCGAATTCTGGCGCTCGCGGCGGCCGTCGGCCTGGCCGTGGGCCTCACCGCCTGCTCGGAGCCCGCGGGAGGCGGGGGCGCATCCGACGACGGCACGAAGACCATCGGGGTCGTCGCGCTCGTCGCCACCGATGCGCTCAACGCAGCCGTCATCCAGGGCGTCACCGAGGTGGCGGAGGAGAACGGCTGGAAGGTGCACGTCACCGACACCAACGGCAGCGTCGAAGCCGCCAACGCCGCCATGATCACCTACTCGACCACGCAGAAGATGGACGCGATCGCCGTGATGGCGTTCCAGACCAACGCCCTCCAGGCCGGACTCCAGTCCGCGCAGGCAGCCGACATCCCGGTCGTCAGCTGGGGTGGCGAACTCGGCGCCGGCATCGTCGCGACGACGAGCGCCCGCGCGGTCGGCCAGGATTCGATCGACGCGCTGCTCGACGACTTCGGCGACGAGGGCGCGATCCTCGCGCTCACGTATCACACCGGCGTGCTCTGCCTCTACCGCGGCTACGCCTTCGACGACACCGTCGCGCCGCTCACCTCCCTCAACGTCACGCGCAACGAGGTCGCCATCCCCGGACAGGTCGAGGACGGCACGCGCTTCACCTCCGCATGGCTCGCGAGCAACCCTGAGGGCAGCGGACCGCTCGCCGTCTGGGGCGCCTGGGACGAGCCCGCGATCGGCGCGGTCGCCGCGCTGCAGCAGTCGGGACGCGACGACGTCCGGGTGTACTCGATCAACGGCGGACCTCAGGCGCTGCAGGCGGTCAAGGACGGCACCATCCGGCAGGTCGTCTGGCAGGACGGGCAGACCGAGGGCGCCGAGATGATGCAGGCCGCCGTGGACTACCTCGCCGCACCCGACGGGTGGGACCAGAAGACGATCGACGTGCCGGGCGTGGTCGTGACGGCCGACAACATCGACCAGTTCCTGACCGAGCACCCGAACGCGCTCAACCCGTGA